From Helicoverpa armigera isolate CAAS_96S chromosome 26, ASM3070526v1, whole genome shotgun sequence, one genomic window encodes:
- the LOC135118806 gene encoding ionotropic receptor 21a-like — protein sequence MDSDDNLLLKAIHSMKATAVVFRQPFIHSSFKHQGYLVNAQTSNIFADNFKKLRQEPTWNPAARFLIVIKILKEDELKKIFDVLLESHVFNSLLINATDEAQIYTYNPFDKYACGHYYSDVICYGECSQTKIDLYPNKLVTGLKNCSFRATAPHRAPFAINKDRLDKNTETYTLGTEQLVLHLLSEKEQFKVNYSYDYDNLKFSTISPNMTVSGPMKILTNNESDIIFGGIWLVASRSDAFTYLYGHLDFEDDLIIIVKRASLVAIWKTAFLGFQPTVWGLLVMTFLLYSVMMIRILGADDKFGVVMKLFKNLLANSVHIPTRSEVKGILIGWIWFSYLINSIYQSSLVSLTSHPAKEHQVHKIREIFVYKMKPCINPSMLIYIETEMNYILLWTG from the exons ATGGATTCTGATGATAATCTTCTTCTAAAAGCCATTCATTCTATGAAGGCAACTGCAGTGGTGTTCAGACaaccattcattcattcatcattcaaaCATCAAGGATATCTTGTAAACGCTCAAACATCAAATATATTCGcggataattttaaaaaacttcGTCAAGAGCCAACATGGAATCCTGCAGCAAGATTTTTAATCGTcattaaaatactaaaagaaGATGaactgaagaaaatatttgacgTTTTACTTGAAAGCCACGTATTTAATTCACTGCTAATAAATGCAACTGATGAAGCTCAAATATACACTTACAATCCATTCGATAAATACGCCTGTGGACATTATTACAGTGACGTGATATGTTATGGTGAatgttcacaaacaaaaattgacttgTACCCAAACAAACTTGTTACTGGATTAAAAAACTGCAGTTTTCGAGCAACGGCGCCACATCGAGCTCCTTTCGCAATAAATAAAGACCGGCTCGACAAAAACACCGAAACATATACATTAGGAACTGAACAATTAGTATTGCATTTACTGAGTGAAAAAGAACAATTCAAGGTGAATTATAGTTACGATTATGACAACCTGAAGTTCTCTACCATAAGTCCTAATATGACAGTCTCTGGACCCATGAAAATCTTGACGAATAATGAGAGCGATATCATTTTTGGAGGTATTTGGCTAGTAGCGAGCAGATCTGATGCATTCACCTATTTATATGGGCACCTAGATTTTGAAGatgatttaataattattgtgaaaAGAGCGTCTTTGGTTGCAATTTGGAAAACCGCTTTCTTAGGATTCCAACCGACTGTGTGGGGTTTACTGGTGATGACTTTCCTTCTTTATTCAGTGATGATGATCCGCATTTTAGGAGCAGATGATAAATTCGGTGTTGTGATGAAATTGTTCAAGAACTTGCTAGCTAATAGCGTTCATATACCGACTCGAAGTGAAGTCAAGGGCATTCTTATAGGTTGGATTTGGTTCTCGTACTTGATAAACAGTATATACCAGTCAAGTTTAGTTAGTCTTACTTCACACCCGGCAAAAGAGCATCAGGTTCATAAAATTCgcgaaatatttgtttataaaatgaagCCTTGTATTAATCCTTCAATGCTTATCTACATTGAGACAGAAATGAAT TACATTCTATTGTGGACGGGTTAG